From Spiroplasma monobiae MQ-1, a single genomic window includes:
- a CDS encoding prolipoprotein diacylglyceryl transferase family protein, whose protein sequence is MINLLTDINWVNGGKIPSDYGDQLRLMYPILVGFGVFLVMGISALKIWKRKIPLKEFVNAIYISLPIGVIGASIFGKLGSLEQEWTYFYKLFFFWQPGMSFFGSMLCGGTAAFLWFWHKSKTTRVSVYVYADCIVPNILLGQSIGRWGNLFNHEIMGRNVDDVSKINWLPDFIWHRLFYVVDPNTGERLTEIQFKEPLFLYESFATLMLWILITFVFANLAKWISKKPWNVDPINFPCKANKKYKFALEKDLDDYSTQVPVKYQRGPNGTIYLSNEWAWKKAYTLYEPSLGAVQAEQTKINNQKSVALKAREKYNNLVNKINQEIEKEKVKLNRGKITKNEFVLFKKETKNNYKKELKNLRLEKNSLISFMKRNSKGLYQLNNPNNYKITHCGTLSSIYIIGYTIIRFILDPLRNPYELTVKNMDILNYLFLAGFLIFGLIIFVCAQFIAPKKWREEGWLYEKSY, encoded by the coding sequence ATGATTAATTTATTAACTGACATCAATTGAGTAAATGGGGGTAAAATACCAAGTGACTATGGTGATCAATTAAGGTTGATGTATCCAATCCTTGTTGGTTTTGGGGTTTTTCTTGTTATGGGCATTTCTGCACTTAAAATATGAAAAAGAAAAATACCACTTAAAGAATTTGTTAATGCAATTTATATTTCCTTGCCAATCGGAGTAATCGGAGCAAGTATTTTTGGCAAACTTGGTTCATTAGAACAAGAGTGGACATATTTCTATAAATTATTTTTCTTCTGGCAACCGGGAATGAGTTTTTTTGGTTCAATGCTATGTGGTGGAACTGCTGCTTTTTTGTGATTTTGACATAAAAGTAAAACAACAAGAGTTTCGGTTTATGTATATGCAGATTGCATAGTGCCCAATATTTTACTCGGACAATCAATTGGTAGATGGGGTAACTTATTTAATCACGAAATAATGGGAAGAAATGTTGACGATGTAAGTAAAATAAATTGATTACCAGATTTCATTTGACATAGATTATTTTATGTTGTAGATCCAAACACGGGAGAAAGATTAACTGAAATTCAGTTTAAAGAACCATTATTTCTATATGAATCTTTTGCAACATTGATGCTTTGAATACTGATAACATTTGTTTTTGCAAATTTAGCAAAATGAATAAGTAAAAAACCATGAAATGTAGATCCAATCAATTTCCCTTGCAAAGCAAACAAGAAATATAAATTTGCTTTAGAAAAAGATTTAGATGATTACTCAACTCAGGTACCTGTTAAATATCAAAGAGGACCTAATGGAACAATTTATTTATCTAATGAATGGGCGTGAAAAAAGGCTTATACATTATATGAACCTTCATTGGGTGCTGTTCAAGCAGAACAAACAAAAATAAATAATCAAAAAAGTGTTGCTTTAAAAGCGAGAGAAAAATATAATAATTTAGTAAATAAGATTAATCAAGAAATTGAAAAAGAAAAAGTTAAATTAAACAGAGGCAAAATAACTAAAAATGAGTTTGTCTTGTTTAAAAAAGAAACTAAAAATAATTATAAAAAGGAATTAAAAAACCTACGATTAGAAAAGAATTCACTCATTTCTTTTATGAAGAGAAATTCTAAAGGTCTTTATCAATTAAATAATCCAAACAATTACAAGATTACTCATTGTGGGACTCTTTCAAGTATTTATATTATTGGATACACAATTATAAGATTTATTCTTGATCCATTAAGAAATCCATATGAATTAACTGTAAAAAACATGGATATTTTGAACTACTTATTTCTAGCTGGATTTTTAATATTTGGATTAATAATATTTGTTTGTGCTCAATTTATAGCACCAAAAAAATGAAGAGAAGAGGGTTGATTATATGAAAAATCATATTAA
- the uvrA gene encoding excinuclease ABC subunit UvrA, whose product MMNKKIIVKGAREHNLKNIDIEIPKEKLVVFTGLSGSGKSSLAFNTIYAEGERRYIESLSSFSRQFLKSVEKPDVDEIEGLSPAISIDQKTTSHNPRSTVGTTTEIHDHLRLLFANIGTPFCINGHGPIKTSSLKEIIETIKKETKDEDQIFILAPVIRDKKGTHKDLLNKLKKENFLRVQINGEVKSLEDEIELEQNKRHNIDIVVDRLIYKSEDEDLQSRIYSAIEVGLGYSNGLIKINYPKRNDETRLFSTKYSCSECGFSIPNLEANLFSFNKKNGACETCSGLGVNLEADPSLIIPDSSLSIRDGGILYYKNIVDTTNIEWQKFKLLCDFYLIDLDSQINKLSEKQIAAILYGSEEPIETKITTVSGNVLRAFDYIEGVATLIERKYIETKSEENRKYYGKYMMSKICKTCDGKRLNDIALSVKINGLSIADFVEMTIEEELTFLLNLNLTEQQEKIASLVLNQLLSRISFLNEVGLNYLTLSRSATTLSGGEAQRIRLAKQLGSKLSGVLYVLDEPSIGLHQRDNDKLISTLKKLRDLGNTLIVVEHDEDTMKSSDWIVDIGPGAGVDGGNITAQGTYDEICKNPNSLTGKYLSKQLSIPTPKKRRGGNGLKIEIKGATENNLKNIDVTIPLGKFISVTGVSGSGKSTLVEEVIYKGLRKELNKELIRPGKYKSMKGFENVDKIIYVSQDPIGKTPRSNPATYTSVFDDIRDLYTDIPESKIRGYKKGRFSFNVPGGRCDACQGDGIVRVDMQFLGYVEVVCEVCDGKRYNEETLQIKYRGKNIWDVLSMTVQEAYEFFENIPKIREKLETILAVGLGYIKLGQNATTLSGGEAQRVKLSTFLLKKQTGKTIFLLDEPTTGLHIDDVKRLIDVLNILVDQGNTVLTIEHNLDFIKVSDYVIDLGPEGGMGGGTILATGTPEQIVENKESFTAKYLKEYLND is encoded by the coding sequence ATTATGAATAAAAAAATAATTGTTAAAGGTGCTAGAGAGCATAACTTAAAGAATATCGATATTGAAATACCAAAAGAAAAACTGGTTGTTTTTACAGGTCTTTCTGGTAGTGGTAAATCATCTTTGGCTTTTAATACAATTTATGCAGAAGGTGAAAGAAGATATATTGAATCACTTTCTTCTTTCTCTAGACAATTTTTAAAATCTGTTGAGAAGCCAGATGTTGATGAGATAGAAGGGCTTAGCCCAGCCATCTCAATTGATCAAAAAACTACCAGTCATAACCCAAGATCAACTGTTGGTACAACAACAGAAATTCACGACCACTTAAGATTGTTATTTGCAAATATTGGAACTCCATTTTGCATTAATGGACATGGTCCTATAAAAACTTCATCACTTAAAGAAATAATAGAAACAATAAAAAAGGAAACAAAAGATGAAGATCAAATTTTTATTTTAGCACCAGTTATAAGAGATAAAAAAGGAACACACAAAGACTTATTAAATAAATTAAAAAAAGAAAATTTTTTAAGAGTTCAAATAAATGGGGAAGTTAAAAGTTTAGAGGATGAAATTGAATTAGAACAAAACAAAAGACACAACATAGACATAGTTGTGGATAGACTAATTTATAAATCAGAAGATGAAGATCTACAATCAAGAATTTATTCTGCAATAGAAGTTGGTCTGGGTTATTCTAATGGATTAATAAAAATAAATTATCCCAAAAGAAATGATGAAACAAGATTATTCTCTACAAAATATTCATGTAGTGAATGTGGTTTTTCAATTCCAAATCTAGAAGCAAATTTATTTTCATTTAACAAAAAAAATGGAGCTTGTGAAACTTGTTCTGGTCTTGGTGTTAACTTAGAAGCAGACCCATCATTGATAATTCCCGATTCTTCATTATCAATTCGTGATGGAGGAATATTGTATTACAAAAATATAGTAGACACAACAAATATAGAGTGACAGAAATTTAAATTGCTTTGTGACTTTTATTTAATAGACTTAGATTCACAAATAAATAAATTAAGTGAAAAGCAAATTGCTGCAATTCTTTATGGTAGTGAGGAACCTATCGAAACAAAAATAACAACTGTGAGTGGAAATGTTTTAAGAGCCTTTGACTATATTGAGGGTGTTGCAACTTTAATTGAAAGAAAATATATCGAAACAAAATCAGAAGAAAACAGAAAGTATTATGGAAAATACATGATGTCAAAAATTTGTAAAACTTGTGATGGAAAAAGATTAAATGATATTGCTTTAAGTGTAAAAATAAACGGATTGTCAATTGCGGATTTTGTAGAAATGACAATTGAAGAAGAACTAACATTCTTATTAAATTTAAATCTAACAGAACAACAAGAAAAAATTGCAAGTTTAGTTTTAAACCAATTGCTTTCAAGAATCAGTTTCTTAAACGAAGTTGGTTTAAATTATTTAACTCTTTCTAGAAGTGCTACAACTTTATCTGGTGGTGAAGCACAAAGAATTAGACTAGCTAAACAATTGGGTTCAAAATTATCTGGAGTACTTTATGTTTTGGATGAACCTTCAATTGGTCTACACCAAAGAGATAATGACAAACTAATATCCACATTAAAAAAACTTAGAGATTTAGGAAATACTTTAATAGTTGTTGAGCATGATGAAGATACAATGAAATCTTCTGATTGAATTGTGGATATCGGTCCTGGTGCAGGTGTTGATGGTGGTAACATAACAGCACAAGGCACATATGATGAAATTTGTAAAAACCCAAACTCCTTAACTGGTAAATACTTGTCAAAGCAATTATCAATACCAACACCAAAAAAGCGCAGAGGTGGAAATGGATTAAAAATTGAAATCAAAGGAGCAACAGAAAATAATTTAAAAAATATTGATGTAACAATTCCTTTAGGTAAATTTATCTCGGTAACTGGTGTTAGTGGTAGTGGTAAATCTACATTGGTAGAGGAAGTTATATATAAGGGATTAAGAAAAGAACTTAATAAAGAATTAATTCGACCCGGTAAATATAAATCTATGAAAGGTTTTGAAAATGTAGATAAAATTATTTATGTTTCACAAGATCCTATTGGAAAAACTCCAAGATCAAACCCAGCAACCTACACTTCTGTTTTTGATGACATAAGAGATTTGTATACAGATATACCAGAATCAAAAATAAGAGGTTACAAAAAGGGTAGATTTAGTTTTAATGTTCCCGGAGGAAGATGCGATGCTTGTCAAGGTGATGGTATTGTAAGAGTTGATATGCAATTCCTTGGTTATGTAGAAGTTGTTTGTGAAGTTTGCGATGGTAAAAGATATAATGAAGAAACTTTACAAATTAAATATAGAGGAAAAAATATTTGAGATGTTTTAAGTATGACTGTTCAAGAAGCTTACGAGTTCTTTGAAAACATTCCTAAGATAAGAGAAAAATTAGAAACCATTTTAGCTGTTGGTCTTGGCTATATCAAACTTGGACAAAATGCTACAACCTTATCTGGTGGTGAAGCTCAAAGAGTTAAGTTATCAACCTTTTTATTAAAAAAACAAACAGGAAAAACTATTTTCCTATTAGATGAACCAACAACTGGTTTACATATTGATGATGTAAAAAGATTAATTGATGTTTTAAATATATTAGTTGATCAAGGAAACACTGTATTAACTATTGAGCATAATTTAGATTTCATTAAAGTTTCTGATTATGTTATCGACCTTGGTCCTGAAGGTGGAATGGGTGGGGGTACAATACTTGCTACTGGAACACCAGAACAAATAGTTGAAAATAAAGAAAGTTTCACTGCAAAATATTTAAAGGAGTATTTGAATGATTAG
- a CDS encoding bifunctional folylpolyglutamate synthase/dihydrofolate synthase gives MISVEENLIPSEIIFKKNYNLKRLLEDMNNPQNNFKVISIVGTNGKGSTSQFIFSGLKTKFKRVGLFISPAFLNQNERIQINSEMISDKDLKRLLSENNDLIKKYELTFFEIWTFIAILYFNEMKIDIAVIEAGIGGIKDSTSVFENQLAVCVTSLGFDHQEVLGYTIEEIIYQKIAIAKKGVKIFISADNSKYKKIINRVNDNEKVFAQKYTDPIHFQTFNKGLAKDVLAYLGIPFDNFHVTPLGRFSVLREEPLFILDGCHNYDGAYKLSKQIRGIDNLIILFGSSEGKEQFKMLEIFRKQKKDIYLTEFDHMKSWSIDKNKFAKYKIVEDWKEFLKSNQDKNVLVCGSLYFIPLVYTWFGGQ, from the coding sequence ATGATTAGTGTTGAAGAAAATTTAATACCTTCTGAAATTATTTTCAAAAAAAATTATAATTTAAAAAGACTTTTAGAGGATATGAACAATCCACAAAATAATTTCAAAGTTATAAGTATTGTTGGAACAAATGGTAAAGGTTCCACTTCTCAATTTATTTTTAGTGGATTAAAAACTAAATTTAAAAGAGTTGGATTATTTATATCTCCAGCATTTTTAAATCAAAATGAAAGAATCCAAATTAATTCAGAGATGATTTCTGATAAAGATTTAAAAAGGTTGCTTTCAGAAAATAATGATTTAATAAAAAAATATGAATTAACTTTTTTTGAAATATGAACATTCATTGCTATTTTATATTTTAATGAAATGAAAATTGACATTGCAGTTATTGAAGCTGGTATAGGAGGAATTAAAGATTCTACAAGTGTCTTTGAAAACCAATTAGCAGTTTGTGTTACTTCTTTAGGTTTTGACCACCAAGAAGTGTTGGGATATACAATTGAAGAAATAATTTATCAAAAAATAGCTATTGCAAAAAAGGGTGTAAAAATATTTATAAGTGCAGATAACTCTAAATACAAAAAAATAATTAACAGAGTTAACGATAACGAAAAAGTATTTGCTCAGAAATATACAGATCCAATTCACTTTCAAACTTTCAACAAGGGATTGGCCAAAGATGTTCTTGCATATCTCGGTATACCATTTGATAATTTTCATGTAACGCCTTTGGGTAGATTTAGTGTCTTAAGAGAGGAACCCTTATTTATTTTAGATGGTTGTCACAATTATGATGGGGCATATAAGTTATCTAAGCAAATTAGGGGGATAGACAATTTAATTATTTTGTTCGGTTCTAGTGAAGGCAAAGAGCAATTTAAAATGTTAGAAATTTTTAGAAAGCAAAAAAAAGATATATATCTAACTGAATTTGATCATATGAAATCTTGAAGTATAGATAAAAATAAATTTGCAAAATATAAAATCGTTGAGGATTGAAAAGAATTTTTAAAAAGCAATCAAGACAAAAATGTATTGGTTTGTGGAAGTTTATATTTTATTCCGCTTGTCTATACATGGTTTGGAGGGCAGTAA
- the hprK gene encoding HPr(Ser) kinase/phosphatase, with the protein MSKLYAKKLIDFFKLEIVSGDDKLDNVIEAYGINRAGLELTGYFEDGEKSHRIIVMSTKEYSYIMNFGEEERKVRYEKLFSRKIPMIILTDKFEDPIAIDTAKKTNSLLVRTNTESTSDFTQSVLEFMDDYFAPLTEVHASCINIFGKGVLLIGESGIGKSEITLDLVKANHLFVGDDRIVITKKSNELYGKSHEILKNLVEVRGIGIVDVSQTNGYQVILEKTKIDLVIELTQFKKNGIDDSERLGNTFAGYNILGVDVPYIKIPVSSGRNIPNIIEAAVAKLKIKQSGLYEDETQILSERALNFNND; encoded by the coding sequence ATGAGTAAACTTTATGCAAAAAAATTAATAGACTTCTTTAAATTAGAAATAGTATCTGGCGACGACAAATTGGATAATGTAATTGAAGCCTACGGTATAAATAGAGCTGGATTAGAACTTACTGGTTATTTTGAGGATGGAGAAAAATCACATAGAATAATTGTTATGTCTACCAAAGAATATTCATACATTATGAATTTTGGTGAAGAAGAAAGAAAAGTGAGATATGAAAAGTTGTTTTCAAGAAAAATACCAATGATTATTCTTACAGACAAATTTGAAGATCCAATAGCCATTGACACTGCTAAAAAAACAAATTCATTACTTGTTAGAACAAATACAGAATCAACAAGTGATTTTACACAAAGTGTTTTAGAGTTTATGGATGATTATTTTGCTCCTCTAACTGAAGTACACGCTTCTTGTATAAATATATTTGGTAAAGGTGTTTTACTAATTGGCGAATCAGGTATTGGTAAATCTGAGATTACATTGGACTTAGTTAAGGCAAATCATTTATTTGTTGGTGATGATAGAATTGTAATTACTAAAAAATCAAATGAATTATATGGTAAAAGTCATGAAATACTAAAAAATCTAGTTGAAGTTAGGGGTATTGGTATTGTGGATGTTTCGCAAACAAATGGTTATCAAGTTATTTTAGAGAAAACAAAAATTGATTTAGTAATTGAGTTAACTCAATTCAAAAAAAATGGAATTGACGATTCTGAAAGGCTAGGTAATACATTTGCTGGATACAACATACTTGGTGTTGATGTTCCATATATCAAAATACCAGTTTCATCAGGAAGAAATATTCCAAACATAATTGAAGCAGCTGTTGCTAAATTAAAAATTAAGCAAAGCGGTCTTTATGAAGATGAAACTCAAATATTAAGTGAAAGAGCGTTGAATTTTAACAATGATTAA
- the uvrB gene encoding excinuclease ABC subunit UvrB yields MESTNQKFELVTEYKPGGDQPQAIEKLIKGLKDNVKHQVLMGATGTGKTFTMANVIKEVNKPTLVLAHNKTLAMQLYIELKELFPNNRVEYYVSNFDFYQPEAYIPSRDLYIDKDAKRNNDLEMMRLSSMNALMIRKDTIVVASVACIYATQDPKEYGDVFFELQVGQILSKKDLLTFLVHTGYTRDENDLAMGYFSAKGDVIRIAPSWTDKYHIRISLFGEEIESIEMIDILNNTVIEKLRMFTVYPAAAYVTNFDKMKLVVENIGKELEQRVQWFQEQKKFIEADRLAKRTKYDMETMSEFGICSGIENYSPHLDFRAPGVPPFTLLDYFGDDFLTIIDESHMMIPQLNAMYNTDRSRKETLIEHGFRLPSAIDNRPLKFEEFAKKLKNVIYTSATPGPYELELTNNETVEQIIRPTGLVDPQIEIRPTINQMNDIVDEINKVVEKGQKVFITAITIRISEDITTYLQSRNLKVAYLHSELKTLERNQVLTDLRKGVYDVIVGVNLLREGLDIPEVSLVCILDADKQGFLRNTRSLIQTIGRAARNSEGRVIFYADSTSQAMKEAIEETDRRRSIQEAYNKKNGIIPKTIIKKITDIISDSNIRNKVDELKKLKKKEKEKKKEDLINDLRKQMLTAAKEQNYEKAAELRDLILELQAES; encoded by the coding sequence ATGGAAAGTACAAATCAAAAATTTGAATTAGTTACTGAATATAAGCCTGGAGGAGATCAACCTCAAGCAATTGAAAAACTAATCAAAGGTTTAAAAGATAATGTTAAACACCAAGTTTTGATGGGTGCTACTGGTACTGGTAAAACTTTTACAATGGCAAATGTTATTAAAGAAGTAAATAAACCAACACTTGTTTTAGCTCACAATAAAACATTGGCGATGCAATTGTATATTGAATTAAAAGAATTATTTCCAAATAATAGAGTTGAATATTATGTGTCAAATTTTGATTTTTATCAACCAGAAGCATACATTCCATCAAGAGATTTATATATTGATAAAGATGCAAAAAGAAATAATGATCTTGAAATGATGAGATTAAGTTCTATGAATGCACTTATGATTAGAAAAGATACAATAGTTGTTGCTTCTGTCGCATGTATTTACGCAACTCAAGATCCAAAAGAATATGGAGATGTATTCTTTGAATTACAAGTTGGGCAAATCTTATCTAAGAAAGATTTGCTAACTTTTTTAGTACACACAGGTTATACAAGAGATGAAAATGATTTGGCTATGGGATACTTTAGTGCAAAAGGTGATGTTATAAGAATTGCTCCAAGTTGAACTGACAAATATCACATAAGAATTTCTTTGTTTGGAGAAGAAATTGAATCTATTGAAATGATAGATATATTAAATAATACTGTGATAGAAAAACTAAGAATGTTTACAGTCTATCCCGCAGCAGCGTATGTAACAAATTTTGACAAAATGAAACTTGTTGTTGAAAATATAGGGAAAGAATTAGAACAGAGGGTTCAATGATTTCAAGAACAAAAGAAATTTATTGAAGCAGATAGATTAGCAAAAAGAACTAAATATGATATGGAAACTATGAGTGAGTTTGGAATTTGTAGTGGTATAGAAAACTATTCTCCTCATTTAGATTTTAGAGCTCCCGGAGTACCTCCATTTACATTATTAGATTATTTTGGGGATGATTTCTTAACAATAATAGATGAATCACATATGATGATTCCACAATTAAATGCTATGTACAATACAGACAGAAGTAGAAAAGAAACTTTGATTGAGCATGGATTTAGATTACCTAGTGCAATTGATAATAGACCTCTTAAGTTTGAAGAGTTTGCAAAAAAATTAAAAAATGTAATTTATACTTCAGCAACACCCGGTCCATATGAATTGGAATTAACAAATAATGAAACTGTAGAACAAATAATTAGACCTACAGGTTTGGTTGACCCGCAAATTGAAATACGTCCAACTATTAATCAAATGAATGATATAGTTGATGAAATAAATAAGGTTGTTGAAAAAGGCCAAAAAGTTTTTATTACAGCAATCACAATTAGAATATCTGAAGATATAACAACCTACTTACAATCAAGAAATTTAAAAGTTGCCTATCTTCACTCTGAATTAAAAACCTTAGAGAGAAATCAAGTGCTTACTGATTTAAGAAAGGGTGTCTATGATGTTATAGTTGGTGTTAACCTTTTAAGAGAGGGACTAGACATTCCTGAAGTTAGTTTGGTTTGTATATTAGATGCTGATAAACAAGGTTTCTTAAGAAACACAAGAAGTCTAATTCAAACAATAGGTAGAGCTGCAAGAAACTCTGAGGGTAGAGTTATATTTTATGCTGACTCAACTTCTCAAGCAATGAAGGAAGCTATAGAGGAAACTGATAGAAGAAGGTCAATCCAAGAAGCTTATAATAAAAAGAATGGAATAATTCCTAAAACTATTATTAAAAAAATTACAGACATTATTTCAGATTCAAACATTAGAAATAAAGTTGATGAATTGAAAAAACTAAAGAAAAAAGAAAAAGAAAAGAAAAAAGAAGACTTAATAAATGATTTAAGAAAACAAATGCTAACTGCAGCTAAAGAACAAAATTATGAAAAAGCAGCAGAACTAAGAGATCTTATTTTAGAATTACAAGCAGAAAGTTAG
- the trxB gene encoding thioredoxin-disulfide reductase codes for MKNHINTDFDLIIAGAGPAGLSAAIYAGRAGLKVLVLEKEAPGGKVIKTGEIENYPGFTNIQGPDLAMHFFEQATAMGAEFEFSGLKDFERNEVFNVELENGKTLTSKALIIATGTKENLIGVPGEVELYGKGVSYCAVCDGSFYKEMPVAVVGGGYSAIEESMFLTRFASKVYLIHRSQKFRVDNKTLEKAKSNNKIEFILDSIVESIEGTDKVSSVKIKNTINYSKSEIEVNAVFPFIGHYPVSHFVKQIQILDEDKHVVGDEKMRTKIEGLFVAGDVRNTPFRQIVTATSDGALAGQNAVNYIESLD; via the coding sequence ATGAAAAATCATATTAATACAGATTTTGATTTAATAATTGCTGGGGCTGGGCCCGCTGGCTTAAGTGCTGCAATATATGCCGGTAGAGCTGGTTTAAAGGTGCTTGTTTTAGAAAAAGAAGCACCTGGTGGTAAAGTGATTAAAACTGGAGAAATTGAGAATTACCCAGGTTTTACAAATATTCAAGGTCCAGATCTTGCTATGCACTTTTTTGAACAAGCAACTGCTATGGGGGCTGAATTTGAATTTTCTGGTCTAAAAGATTTTGAAAGAAATGAAGTTTTTAATGTAGAGTTAGAAAATGGAAAAACATTAACCTCTAAAGCTTTAATAATTGCTACAGGAACAAAAGAAAATTTAATTGGAGTTCCTGGAGAAGTTGAATTATATGGTAAGGGTGTATCTTATTGTGCGGTTTGTGATGGAAGTTTCTATAAAGAAATGCCAGTTGCGGTTGTTGGCGGGGGATACAGCGCCATTGAAGAGTCTATGTTTTTAACAAGGTTTGCTTCAAAGGTTTATTTAATTCATAGAAGTCAAAAATTTAGAGTTGATAATAAAACACTTGAAAAAGCAAAATCAAACAATAAAATAGAATTTATTTTAGATAGTATTGTTGAAAGTATCGAGGGAACTGATAAAGTCTCTTCTGTTAAAATAAAAAATACAATTAATTATTCAAAAAGTGAAATAGAAGTTAATGCAGTATTCCCATTCATTGGACACTATCCTGTAAGTCACTTTGTTAAGCAAATACAAATATTAGATGAAGACAAACATGTTGTTGGTGATGAAAAAATGAGAACCAAAATTGAAGGTCTATTTGTAGCTGGGGATGTTAGAAACACACCTTTCAGACAGATTGTTACAGCAACAAGTGATGGAGCATTGGCTGGTCAAAATGCTGTTAATTATATTGAAAGCCTTGATTAA
- a CDS encoding folate family ECF transporter S component translates to MNFYLYTNIAAGILLLGILVTSLALENFTFKKISLKHITVIALFAACSAIMTGLSYMIPPIFGNIQIALGDWIIFLIGLIFGPVCGIISAICTDTLMSITLPSRLGYHAGYMFGKCVLAFFGSLVFLTKSEKRILLKVIVLYTFAYILQSLLLNQIWMMSWKGNAAWLDFVAKLIKLPVTLPIYITLTISSYIPIRKMLKNWNTEFVWCFKTDYLEKNLDY, encoded by the coding sequence ATGAATTTCTATTTATATACAAATATAGCTGCAGGTATTTTGTTGTTAGGTATTTTGGTGACTTCCCTTGCTCTTGAAAATTTTACTTTTAAAAAAATTAGTCTAAAACATATAACTGTAATTGCTTTATTTGCTGCGTGTAGTGCTATAATGACTGGGCTATCGTATATGATACCCCCTATATTTGGAAATATTCAAATTGCTTTAGGGGATTGAATAATATTTTTAATAGGTTTAATATTTGGTCCGGTGTGTGGAATCATATCAGCTATTTGTACAGATACACTTATGAGTATCACTTTACCAAGCAGATTAGGTTATCATGCCGGATATATGTTTGGTAAATGTGTTTTGGCTTTTTTTGGATCACTTGTCTTTTTAACAAAGTCAGAAAAAAGAATTCTATTAAAAGTTATAGTTCTCTACACATTTGCCTATATTTTGCAAAGTCTACTTTTAAACCAAATTTGAATGATGTCATGAAAAGGTAATGCTGCTTGATTAGATTTTGTAGCTAAGTTAATAAAGTTGCCAGTGACACTTCCTATTTATATTACTTTAACTATTTCCTCATATATTCCTATAAGAAAAATGTTGAAAAATTGGAACACAGAATTTGTGTGATGTTTTAAAACAGACTACTTAGAGAAAAATCTAGATTACTAA